gataaatttttatgtttaactctactttagattgatatgatttggttatattttaatttattatctttttagtattattttatttatctgtGACATGTTATCCTTTGAAATTATAGAATGATTTactattattctattacatagcatgacttggataatttggtgttaagaactatacatttttcttttaaatatttttctactcatcttattttatataattttattatttgtctcacattctcttccaaaaaaggtgattgctctctctctctctctctctctctctctctctctctctctcaattattaATTCTTTCTTGCAATTGTAAATTtagattaatgaatttttttttgtgtctctaCTTTTGGATGATACACTTTGATGGTGTGTTTCTTGAGTTATTTATCACATGCATTCTCTAtcttatagttttggtttgagttaatttttagatatttaagAAGTGAGAtgattatgtatttgaatatctctataaattatttgagtaatatcaattgtaaatttgtaatgaggtttgattatcatgataatcttcttaagagaatgagaaattcaaataattaatattggaatttaaaaattttagttgtagaaaaaaaaccataacacactatacaaaagtttgaataaaatagatcacttgaaaaaaaaaaatagtatttctatctttcatctcaaaaaaatataatagacTAATATCAATCGAATGCACcaaagtttttaaataataaaaaaaactcaaagtaatagaatgatatatttgtagagatggggaaatgaaaaataattttagaaataaaatctCCAGTACGTTTTATAgaataaatcatatattataaaatgttacaaaatagttgtatattCCCACGCATCGTGTGGGTCTGTGACCAGTTTAGATAAAAACAGAGTCAACTCCTCTGGCTACAACTTGCAAACAAGAGAACAACAAACTTCCATCTAGCACTCCTATTTGATGTAGAACAGATAGCATAGTCCTTCCTGGAGAGCAAGGGTGCTGGAAGTCATGGAGTAAGATCAAGGGGGGTGCTAGTAGAGGCTATCGGGGCGACGATATcggaattgcatgaaatttggcaggtTGAAGGGAAACAACATTTTGATCCAGACTCAAAATCTCGAGCGTCTCTTAAATTTAGACAAATTTCTTCGTTAAGGCCCAGAAAATAGTGTTTTCgttatttatagtaatatttttttccttaataacttttattttaaaaagtcaaaataaggtCTCATTTGTTTTGAGATGTTTCTTAGAgatagtattttcaatttttgcaattatttcaattttgctatttttggcaaaaactACTATTTTGCCACCTAATTACATGATTAGtgcaaattagggtttttgatcGTTTTCCTAGCCACCTAGggtttctttttactatttaaacataTTGTAGCCTCCAAGGTAGTTtagttttcaaatttataaaaataaaaattttgtctATTTCTCTTTGATGATTCTAGAACCCTTTCACCTTGTGAATTTAATGGACCCCTCGTGAATTCAAGGTTTTCATTAAGAAGCtaacatgttttgtttcttttttcatttagaaGCTAacatttttagtttcttttccaTTCAAAAAGCAacgtgtttgttttcttgtaacTTCCCTGACATTACTATTACACACTGACTAAAGCAACAACTTAATCTATAAAAAACACTAGTAAACATAATTGGCCTTGGCCATAAGTGCCATTATCATATCAAAGAAGTATGTCCCATCTAGAGCTTAAAACTTTGTGAAGAATGATATTTCCAGCCACAACAACATGCTCTATTTTGGCTCTAATATCCCATTTAATTCTCTATATAATTTGTTACTCTATCAAAACAACTCCTCCATGACATGCTATTACTTTGCAACCATATATGGTAAATTGTAGCCCACTAGACCAGTTTGCAAAAGGTAGCTCTAAAACTTTGCCCTTTAAAATAGTCACCTCCGTTGGACTATTTCATCTCAAATAATAGGAACATCAGTCCCTAGGCAAAGCCCCATAATATGCTTCCAAATTCTCTTGGTGAAGGAGCACTCAAAATACAAATGTTCCCtactcgatttttttttttttttgagtaacaATTCCCTACTCGATTTTATTTCTATAGAATGCACAATAACTATCTCGGAGAAACCCCATTgcatcaatatatttttttctagtCAACCTATTTTTCAAAGTAAGCCACCCCATAGAAGCATGTTTTTGTATTGCTTGAGGAAACCATAAAAGCATGTTTTTCCACCATACCACTTCCGTCTCTTTACGCCTTAActgatttaatatatattattttatatttaacaaaaactTATATCATGTTAGTCTTTAAAATAAACTAGAAAGATCACATAAACAAAGCTATAGaattaatatttacaaaagaaaattttaggtgGCCTGCTGATAACTTTTTTAGACGTTGCAAAAGTCGAAGATTTATGCCTTGAATAAgaccttctattttttttttcttacaacaTTAGAGTATgataatagttttaaaatttaaaaacatatatagataatagatttattaacttaaaatagaggctaaaatgcaaaaaaacacATGTTAAGTCCTCTATTAATTTCCCCATTAGTAACTCCcaaaactatgttattttgattttctaaaatttctttaattataaaaaagttccagaaaactataaaataaaataaaaaaacattttcccaactatattttttagaatcatttttcatttttgcaccataattaaaaaaaaaaaactaaaaaatatgcTCCACAGAAGCATCAAACTCATAATAACTAATCTACACACAATTTCTGCACATTCAAACGTAAATCCATTCGCAAAAGTCCAAAGCACTTGAAGAAAGTTTTTTCTCTACAGCAAAAGCATGACCTGAACGGTTTACGCTGAGAGAGTGGGAGACGAAGCCATTGAACTTGACAAATGGGTCGATAAGTATGGGTTCGGATCTACAAAACATACAGGAGATTTGTGTGTTCCTGTACCCGACTCCTCTAAGATTTGCAGCCAATTGAGGTTGATCCAGGCATTTCAGGGTTCGGCGTCGTCGGATTTGGTGTGGgaagcaatttttttataaaaaaaaatatttaatttttctagatCTGGGTTTCCTTGGCTGATTTTAGTATTGTTCTTGTTATTAGATGGTGTTTCTTTCACTGGCGACgtaaatttttgtttctaaatttttttcgtGTTGTGATTGGATTGTTCTATAGTTTGTTTGGTTGCGTGGAAAGTTTTATGGATTGCTGGGGAAAATTTGCTGgatgtttttggtaaaatatatcaatatctttttaatttattttttctgaaaaagaaaattttttattagatttttagatttattttaattgtaaaacCTAAAACGATGTAGTTTTGAGGTCACTAATGGCACAATTCTAACAGAAACTAACGGGAGTACTGATTTGAACCAtgttgaaatttaaagaattgaattgaaaaaaattaaaaagtaaagttaaaatGCTGGAATtaattttggtcatatttagaCTTATGTTTTACATTTTTGTCTAAAATAAATGTCACTTTACATATCTAAACATATACAAGTTAATATAAGGACAATATAGTTTCATCTCTAATTCTccaaatgcaaaataaaaaatgggattttacttttgaaattttttttaaaaaatttcaaaaagtgaatatttataagtttattGAAAATGCATTGTTTGAAATTGTTCtgcttaagaaaaaaaaaaaggtgaggcTACAAAAACTGTAATTTGAAAAAGTGTAGCTTTAAACCACTGTATCAAGTAGGAATATAATTATACATTTAGTAAATAAATGTTTTATCAAAGAAATTGAGTAGaaaacaatgataaaaaaaacataattcaaCTTTAAGGCGTGTTGAAAATGCTTTCTTCAAGGTGACAATGTGCCCCCTGCTTAAAAGAGTTTTCTGTTGGCTTATAAGAAATTCACCTCCATGCAACAAAATCACCAATTGCAAACAACAATATATtctgaaggtttttttttccaaagaattCTTTCAAGAATTGTATTAGGCCAACAATATATTCTGAAGATAATGCTCCCTCATTACTCAAACAGCCACGCTTACTGCAATGACGATAATGTGTTTACTGCCACCTTGCTTTGCAAAATTAgacatatttgaatttgaatcaaGTATATTCATCTTGAAACTTTATTACATATGAAACTTTAACACACATCACGCACAAACTCAGACACAATTATTTCAAATCCACACATATTACATCAAATTAGAAAGTACAATCACCCTGACTTATTTCAAGAAAACTTCAACGCCAAGCTGTAAACAAATTAACAAGATGATATGGCTTTGGAATGACCTTATTATTTGGAAATGGCCGTCTGGAAGGCATAGAAATTAAACCATGTAATTCTcagcaaataaaattttaccttttgCATATTTACTTTGGTGTTAAGTTTTTGCAGAAGTTATCGCAGGGTCCTGGGGGAGAGTTGACAGAATACCAAGTCTGAGTGATAGTTAGAGCAAGTGCTAACAATGCACCAAAGAAAGCAATGAACGTCCAGGGACTACTGAAATAGTCGTGAAAGACTTGAGCTATCCAGGTCATCCACTTGCTCCTATAGTGCTTCTGAATTTGTGATCTGACATCCCTGTATATTTCGATGTTAGGCACCAAGTCGGTGCCTATCTCATTGAAAAGTTTAGCCACTTCTTCATCGCTGCCAAGGAAATTGTGGAGTATCTGTGCTTTCCTTAGCTTCTTAACATCGTAGGCTTCATCGATTAGTGAATCAAGGAAGGATATATAAGAGGTGACcccaaaatcattttcaaaatccaGACACCTTTCATATGCTATCAAGTTCAGGAACTTAGGCCTGGTTGAGTCATCCACAACAATTGGAGGAAGGTGAAGTTGTCCACGAAAAAGAAATCGTTTAGTGAATTTTATCTCACTCAAGTAACAATTTTCACCACGTTTCAAATGGATACCTGCTGTTTTAAGCTCCTGGACATTGCGATAGGATTGCCAGTACTCTTGGACATTTTGTATATTTTGGTTGATTTCACCAACCTTTCCGTCATGAATGTACCCTTGTCCATGAAGCATTCGTGTCCTCAGATGGTCAAGAAGATGGACGGGCTCTTTAGCCACTGATATGGTACGATCTTGTGGCTTCTCCTTATCATCGTGGCTTTCTTCTTTCGCCCTTTGTGCTTGTTGTGGCTTCGATCTTTGGCAGGGTCTCCACGATAACCAATTCGATTGCTGATCCTCTGGTACCTTAACGTGTGAGTCAATGTAAGTTTCAATTGATTTGTtcaattcttctttcttcacaCTCGAGCTCATCAACAATGTGAGTAGACGATAGGGAAGTTGATTCTCCAGCAAGAACAAATCCTGTTGCCCAAATGCTACACTATCCGTTTTTATATTCAACTCTTTGAACTTGTTGTTAGTTGCACAATATATGTACTGTAAAATTGCACAGCCATCCACGAACAAAATCGAAGTGAGAGCCTCATCATCATATGCCTTGGTCACCTCCTCCTCGAAGCATGTCCTTAATTCATAGATTTTCTCCTTAATCACGTTGTATACATCTTCCATATTCTTACCGCTACCTTCGATGAATTCATATGTCAACAGTAGCTTGTAATTCTCTCCTAGCTGGTAATTTGGATTACCATGATGGATCGGACCGAGTGATACCACTTTTGGCTCATAATTCTTGTGGAAATCGTCTTGTTCTCGCAGATAGAATATAACCTTTTGTATCTTTGGTGTTTGAGATTGATTCATCACATTTCTTTTTGCCTCCCTTATTTTTTCAAGCTTTGCCTTGAGATTAGTAATTCCGATTGAAATGCTGGGCACCTGGGGCTCCTCAGTGATACCCATGCTTGTTTCACCTTCTTTTCTTCCGGGCATTGAAAGTTCGCACCAAAGAAGGCAATTTGAATTTTGTGAGTTTGCTGTCCTAACTCGTATTTACTGTAATTTATTCTTGACATAGTACGTGGAAACTTTAGCTTGAGAAATTAGGACTGTCGCTCTTATTTGAACATAGACACTTTCCTAAAGCGACTATCTTTTATGATGGATTAACATATCAAGCTTGGAATATAATCTACAAGATATAtctaaaaaatgcaaaataaattgaaactcgCTTTATGTCTTTATCCATTATGAAAGATTGATGTTGAACATGCGTAATTTCAACATCTTTTCTACTAATATACCAAGTCGGGGGATAGGGATCATCTTTTCTATTAAATTAAAGACAATACACAAATGTTGAATAATATAGTGAATAAGCTTGTGTCTTCTTACTTTATTTACCTCGTTAGTTTGGCATGGCACGATGTATTATTTTGAAGCAAAGCTAGAGCTAGAAAATGTTTGTAGGAGGCAATAATATGTCAAGCCAATTACAATATGCCATGTCAAAATTTATAGTGATAAATTCCAAATTTAtgtgtcattaaattaattaaacaaataatgaCACATGTCATCCAAATTGACATCACATTGGCATATTGAAATTTGCCATGTGTCATTTGAcccacaagataaagataaattttttattcaaaatttatggataattatctttattaaaataaataaataaataaaataaagaaattttctattcaaaatttatggataattatctttattaaaataattaaataaaatagagaattatttatctttgttgattattatctctatcaaaatatgatttttatcaaaatagataaatagagtTAATTATCTATAAGCAAAATTTGGGCCAATAAGAGTTTACTACATAGTTTGAAGAATATCAATTCAAAGTGGAGTTTATTCTTCTGAAACCACTAGAGCACATTCCCTCTCATTTTCAACACCAAGTTTTCAAGAAGACCAAGTTCTGGAGAAATTCGGTCTCtaagaacttgaagaacatgaagaataaCAAATCTTTAACAAGTTTAAAGCCAGAGATTTATTATGAAGACTGTTCAATGAGGATTTCTTGTTCAAGTCAAGTTCAAAGAAGATAGAATCAGATGAgtattcttttattaaaaaatcaaaacaaagattATACTCACTACTTgattaatacaaaaatatatttgcgacacctttttcaatttgtttaatttgcaaactttgtgaaaatttttcttttacagTGTTGttggtgttttctttttttattaggttTCCAGATTTATGAACTCTTATTTTCACGCATGTGTTATGAACAAAATCTTGAAGTAGGGCTTTGGTGCTTTTATACTTGTTCATATTGAAAGCATAGATATGGACATAGGTCGAGTATGGACATGACACAGTGATGTCACTCGTAAGACATGAGTACGACACATATACGATATGGGTACGGCACCCAAATTACATTATTTAATTCTCTTGAAATTGCTTTAATTCAGTATTGCGCACAAACTATTTGTTAGAATGCCACACACAAGTTCATACTGCGTAAATCATTGTGTGCACTTCATGTAATCTAGCCTAGCACATGCGCTGTCATCATTCATGGTTAGGAGTGCATGGACTTGCTTGATTGCCTTGCAACTACCTGTTCTGGAGACTGGAGCTGCTGTGTTTATTGATGATCTGTTAGAGAAGGACCTTAATAGACCTTTGTGGAAGGGTTATTCAGAAGCAGCTGAAGttaaaaatattgcaaaaatgCATATCAAATGGTGTCAAGTTTCACCAAGCAAAAGTTATTAAGGTTATTCATGAGGAGCCTATGTCTTTGTTGATTTGCAATGATAGTTTCACAGTTCAGGCTGCCATGGTTCTTGTTGTGACTGGCTTTTCTAGATGCCTTGTTTAGTATGACAAGCCCTATAATCCTGGTTACCGAGTGGCTGATGGGATTTTGGCTGAGGTTGAAGAACACCCATTTGATGTAAACAAAATCGTTTTCATGGACCAGAGAGATTCAAATCTGAACAACAATGTGGAGCTGAAAGAGAGAAATTGTAGGATCCCCACTTTTCTATATGCAATTCCCTTTTTCTCTGACaggatattaatttttttaggaaactTCCCTAGTTGCTCTGCCTGGAGTGCGCGCCTTTGGAAGATATCAAGGAAAGAATGGTGGCAAGATTATGGCACTCGGgcataaaaatgaaaagcatTGAAGAGGATGAGCGTTGTGGCATTcaaatctattaaggttattttcatTGGCCTTTCCTCTTTTGGCTACTCATTTTGTTATAAGAGGAAGAGTTCTGTTATGCCGATTGAGACCTgacaggattttttttttttttggttcaaagaAAACTTGTCAGATTATGTCAGTAATAATAGCactggaataaagccaataaatttaatttcttttaccACTTCTTCCTATTCATTTGTTTTGCCTCTTTGCATCGAGCCTGTATGGAAGGCTTACATtttcagaaattaaaaaatatacatttggatttttaattgaaataattcAACATTTCTTTTGGATAATAAGTTTCATCTACTAATCTACTTCGTTCAGTTGtctgaaaaaagaaagaagaaaaagaaaaaggaaaaaaccagCCATTGGGCTTAATAAGCCacataaataaagataaacCACCATCGGTATTCAAAGAGTGCTCCTAGGATCCTTTCTATATcaagttttctctattttttccattgcacaatttgttttttagatttaaCATTATATAGATTGTCTTGTCATTTACAATTTTATGTGATTGGTAATCTGTacacttttaaatttataaaatttaatttgaatcatAGATCAATTTCAAATGGAGACCATCATTTTCCCCTTGATAAGTTAGATCAGAGCCCAGGACTTTTGTACATTGATAAGGATGTTGATAAGGATGTAGCATTAAGTTGATGCAATTCACCTaacgcaatttttttttttttggttgcaagaTTAAGATTATTACATCAAATTAGAAAGTACACTCACACTAACTTCTATTAGACTTGCATGAAAACTTCAAAACCAAGTTAAAGAACTTATAAAATGATGTGGCCTTGGGATGACCCATGTGAAATCACGACTCTCGGAGAATTCTtaaggcctttttttttttatgaaaatgtctttgaaagttcaaaaacgtgtaaaaacacctttgaacgtttagacccccaaattacaacttaatcaatttaagcaatatgtcaaacaactagtgtgcggaaacttaacatatgctatcatacgaaattgattaaatactatctaagccataacaaaataaaatccacagcagataatttaaaggcaaagatagaggaagggagatgcaaacacaaagacaacacgcgatgtgttatcgaagaggaaaccgaagccctcggcgaaaaacctctccgccgccctccaagcggtaatcaatccactagaaaatatagttgggatacaaggacagcaatagaccctccaagcctaatctacccagtgcacctaagccctccaagcttcttgctccaacgaggttgcgcccaacctttttcttttctagctttccggattccgctactagaccgtagcatcaaccaatgaagattggctccttcctaactgcttcccagaaatccaaacaactgtctcacagtgatgatgatggtgagaaccaggtttggtataatgcctctcaaggatttgacaatggagaggaagagagttgagaatttgaagagattctaaggtagagattgtgggtgaaaacaatctggtttttctttagggtttctctctcaaaattctctctggaagctctctttcaatcgtgggtaataggggtatttatactagagtggagaggaatgtgaaacgtcaggtttttacaaaacaggggtggctcgcggcttgacctcgcggcttgactaagtcgcgagatccagtcgcgagataaccgtatggccagttgtcctgttttgtcttgtagtgctccagctagcagactgttcatcttccagcatgcttggcacgtgaggttgcttctggcggcttgaagccgcgagtcacccgcgagacccagccgcgagactctgttttcttgcacactcttgagcaaacttcactctatctcactcactacccttacatcaaacccacctaaatacagggttactaaatgctgaattacaagcaaatttggcacggaataaagccaattagatggttgaataaattcaaccttacagtcttaatttgttttttttagattttcactatttttttaaaaaaaaaaaaaactattatcatATTGTGTTCATTGCTAATAACAAATTCTCTGAAGAACCCTTTTTGAGACttggttaatttttcaaaaaacttattattattattattattgtgttaaCAACTAGTACGTATATAAAgcttcaaaaatttaaaaataaaacaaagaaatgagTAGATAGTGTTAAATATATCGTTTCCGCTACGTCGGATAAACTCATATGTCAATATAAGCTTGTACTTCTCTCCTAGCTGGTACTTTGGGTTACCATGATGGATAGGACCGAATTGAATGATGCCACTCATGTTTCATAGTTCATCTCGAAATTAATTCTTGCCATGTCGCAGAGAGAATTAACCTTCTGTATATTTGAGGTTGGATATTGATTCATCAAATTTTCCTCTGCCTCCGTTACCGTTTTAAACCTGGCTTCCTGCAAGCGTTTTGGGAATGAAACCCTCTGACTGTGCCTCCTCAGCAGGTTGGTCGTGGTCACTGCTGGTTTCCCCTGCTTCTCTTAGACAACGTTCCATGTAGTTctagaatttaatttatatatacttGATAGTGCGTTGAAACTTTGCTTGAGAAATTTAAGGCTCtgcattgttttttttcttttgatgaatGAGCAAGAATTTTTGGAGCACAAATACAAAGATATTACAAAGAACAAGCAGCTTATTAAAAGATCAGCCGCAAACACTCCTTACTGTCTAGATCACAAACCAACTACTGCATGTACTTCAGGCCAACATGTTCTATTCGAATATTTAAATGTTGGGAATAAATATACACACTTTTGACTTTTCTTAatcaactatattttttatgactTGATAAAATCAcaagtttaaaatttaatctACCAGATATGTGGAAACAGATATAAAAGACACTGAAACTGGCTTGGGGTTGTTTACCGAAAAAAGGGAAACTTGCTTGGGTTGCATTACATATATGGTACACTTTTCTGAATAAGGTATTGATAGTGACTAGCTTTTATGTCTTTATCCATTTTAACAGGTCCAGTATTTAAAcatgcataattttattttggtctttgCTTTTATACCAGCTTTATGATACcctttttctccaaaaaaaaaaaaaaaaaaaattatgcaactCTTCTAATATACAGTTAGTTACTTAACTTGATATCGGAGTAGGAGGTTTTGAGTTCGATCACTGCGTTCTCTACTCTACCTA
The DNA window shown above is from Quercus lobata isolate SW786 chromosome 7, ValleyOak3.0 Primary Assembly, whole genome shotgun sequence and carries:
- the LOC115954110 gene encoding UPF0481 protein At3g47200-like, giving the protein MPGRKEGETSMGITEEPQVPSISIGITNLKAKLEKIREAKRNVMNQSQTPKIQKVIFYLREQDDFHKNYEPKVVSLGPIHHGNPNYQLGENYKLLLTYEFIEGSGKNMEDVYNVIKEKIYELRTCFEEEVTKAYDDEALTSILFVDGCAILQYIYCATNNKFKELNIKTDSVAFGQQDLFLLENQLPYRLLTLLMSSSVKKEELNKSIETYIDSHVKVPEDQQSNWLSWRPCQRSKPQQAQRAKEESHDDKEKPQDRTISVAKEPVHLLDHLRTRMLHGQGYIHDGKVGEINQNIQNVQEYWQSYRNVQELKTAGIHLKRGENCYLSEIKFTKRFLFRGQLHLPPIVVDDSTRPKFLNLIAYERCLDFENDFGVTSYISFLDSLIDEAYDVKKLRKAQILHNFLGSDEEVAKLFNEIGTDLVPNIEIYRDVRSQIQKHYRSKWMTWIAQVFHDYFSSPWTFIAFFGALLALALTITQTWYSVNSPPGPCDNFCKNLTPK